One Fusarium musae strain F31 chromosome 6, whole genome shotgun sequence DNA segment encodes these proteins:
- a CDS encoding hypothetical protein (EggNog:ENOG41~antiSMASH:Cluster_6.3~SMCOG1000:ABC transporter ATP-binding protein), translating to MTFIKQVGTLMGKNFRILLMRHLALCIWMAFILPIFLAALFSFTKNLLVPPAEFGIGKPTPLIDLGDAVKKASNSGRKKLVLVNNNFTEGNIGRVFSTVTQQFQDAAESADVNFEVISIEREQDLRAECPSNLRGLTRCFGAIVMLSSPDQGPGGLWNYTIRADGDFSRAGTKFEITKSNDQQIYLIPLQHSVDRAISLANSSSTNDLNGTQEYPYTTLTPEERDRQIRTQFQKVIRGWMGVAFLGTVVWITYHLTGFIATERESGMSTLIDAMMPVRKPWLAMVARIVAHHLSFSLIYLPAWILGSIIVRGGVFARTSVGIVLVFHVLTGLAFSSISMLFASFFRKAQLSGITAILVVALLGILSQTISSPGTVPVAVLSIFFTPCAFVFFISNMAWFEEQEIPTDLLKAAPNSPSKLPGIVIWIFLIIQIFAYPLIGAFIEHALYSNETSGRKMLHNQADVDQIGSNAVQLRQFSKTYKPSIFSRLFRRGPNKKPPVLAVNGLDLDIGQGQIVALLGANGSGKSTTLDAIAGMNKLTSGSIKIDGRGGLGIAPQKNVLWDDLTVEEHIRIFNHLKAPNARATTQEIEDLIRSVDLYKKRKAFAKTLSGGQKRKLQLGLMLTGGSAVCCVDEVSSGIDPLSRRKLWDIILAERGRRTMILTTHFLDEADLLADHIAILSKGTLRAEGSSVALKDNMGGGYRVHVPKDIGIRETPDIDQVTKKDAFDLITYTAPTSQLAAVVIKSLEAAGIKEYRFSGPTIEDVFLQVAEEIRDEEAFRNANHPLSVPSSEKVAFKEKEGENPGLALTNGQRVGYLKQSLILFRKRLTILKRNRFLYLLAFLLPIFAGGLTSLFIINKSTTSCVPGKQYSKGAQRLNVFDQREGGDNITLRLLAGPRSKLSTDLFSLINPMLKGNAGSETQRGFDMNALSLVDTFQQFKDKIETDRKNITGGIWLGNDEQGPTFAWVANLAIEVPIFAQQMLDVVLSNVTIATSWAPFELPVSDTTGSSLQMIVYMSIALSVYPAFFALYPSNERRKFIRGLQYSNGVRPLPLWIAYLLFDLIIVLVSTAIVVAIWAGVSDIWFNIGYVFLVLFLYGIASTLFAYLVSLFTKTQLGTYAWAAASQTLILVVYIIAYMSVLTYSPVTKVDSSLRLVHFIISAFAPIGSALKALFISTNLFSTACDGNSLTENPSGILYYGGPILYLILQSLIFFGLLIWLDTGTAGASLRGLFRRGDKAESDEEHVDEDIIDEREKVPRSEGHEHGLRVMHLTKSFRDNIAVDNVTFGIKRGEVFALLGPNGAGKSTTISLIRGDIKPDRNGGDVLVEDISVNKNLAGARANLGVCPQFDAMDQMTVREHLEFYAKIRGVTDIEHNVRAVMQAVGLESFSARMAHALSGGNKRKLSLGIALMGNPTVVLLDEPSSGLDAASKRVMWRTLEATVPGRSILLTTHSMEEADALAGRAGILARRMLALGTPDNLRHRFGDALHIHLVAKSAPRTTQEEMDRMTNWIRQTLPSADVDEKTYHGQIRFSVRAGQVLAATSGRKEEEITSDREVDLSQSAIGHLVVLLEENKVELGVGHYSVMPTTLDQVFLTIVGQHNVKEENSEEKKQSIWRKIWMFGRS from the coding sequence atgactttCATCAAACAGGTCGGCACCCTGATGGGCAAGAATTTCCGTATTCTTTTAATGCGCCATCTTGCACTATGCATCTGGATGGCCTTCATCTTGCccatcttcttggccgcGCTCTTTAGTTTTACAAAGAACCTCCTGGTGCCTCCAGCAGAATTCGGTATAGGCAAGCCAACACCACTTATCGACCTCGGCGATGCCGTTAAGAAAGCAAGCAATAGTGGACGTAAGAAATTGGTCCTCGTCAACAACAATTTCACGGAAGGGAATATTGGTCGGGTGTTCAGCACCGTGACGCAACAATTCCAAGATGCTGCCGAGTCTGCAGACGTCAACTTTGAGGTTATCTCTATCGAACGTGAACAGGACTTGAGGGCAGAATGCCCTAGTAACTTGCGGGGATTGACAAGATGCTTTGGTGCTATCGTCATGCTTTCTTCGCCTGATCAAGGCCCTGGGGGCCTTTGGAACTACACCATTCGGGCTGATGGAGACTTTAGTCGCGCAGGCACAAAATTCGAAATCACCAAATCGAACGACCAGCAGATCTATTTAATCCCGCTTCAACACTCCGTCGACAGAGCTATTTCCCTTGCCAATAGTTCAAGTACCAACGACCTCAACGGCACTCAAGAATACCCCTACACCACCTTGACCCCTGAGGAGCGTGACAGACAGATTCGTACACAATTCCAAAAGGTCATAAGGGGCTGGATGGGTGTCGCATTTCTGGGAACCGTTGTCTGGATCACATATCATCTTACTGGTTTCATTGCTACAGAACGCGAAAGTGGCATGTCCACATTGATCGATGCTATGATGCCGGTACGAAAACCGTGGCTAGCCATGGTTGCCAGGATTGTTGCGCACCACCTTTCATTCTCTCTCATCTACCTGCCAGCATGGATACTTGGCTCCATTATTGTTCGCGGTGGTGTTTTCGCCAGGACCAGCGTTGGTATCGTCCTCGTTTTCCACGTTCTCACTGGCCTTGCGTTCTCCTCTATATCCATGTTGTTTGCATCCTTCTTCCGAAAGGCCCAGCTGAGTGGTATTACCGCCATCCTGGTTGTCGCCCTACTCGGAATTCTTTCGCAAACCATCTCTTCTCCTGGTACTGTCCCTGTCGCCGTTCTGTCGATCTTCTTCACCCCTTGCGCCTTCGTGTTCTTTATCAGCAACATGGCATGGTTCGAGGAGCAGGAAATTCCGACCGACTTGCTGAAAGCGGCACCTAATAGCCCGTCAAAGCTCCCAGGCATTGTTATCTGGATATTCTTGATCATCCAGATATTTGCTTATCCATTGATTGGGGCGTTTATCGAGCATGCTCTGTATAGCAATGAAACGTCAGGTCGAAAAATGTTGCATAACCAAGCCGATGTGGACCAAATTGGAAGCAATGCTGTGCAATTGCGACAATTCTCAAAGACGTACAAACCTAGCATCTTTTCAAGATTGTTCCGCCGAGGTCCCAATAAGAAGCCGCCTGTTCTCGCCGTCAACGGGCTGGATCTCGATATTGGCCAGGGGCAAATTGTCGCACTTTTGGGTGCCAATGGCAGTGGAAAGAGCACCACGCTCGATGCTATTGCAGGCATGAACAAATTGACGAGTGGATCGATCAAAATCGACGGCAGAGGTGGCCTTGGTATCGCTCCCCAAAAGAACGTGCTCTGGGACGACTTGACAGTGGAAGAGCACATTAGAATCTTCAATCACCTAAAGGCTCCCAACGCCAGGGCTACCACACAAGAGATTGAAGATCTGATCAGATCCGTCGATCTCTATAAAAAGCGAAAGGCTTTTGCAAAGACTCTCTCGGGTGGTCAGAAGCGCAAGCTCCAACTGGGATTAATGTTGACGGGAGGAAGCGCTGTGTGTTGCGTTGACGAAGTCAGCAGTGGCATTGATCCGCTGTCGAGACGAAAGCTTTGGGACATCATTCTGGCTGAGCGTGGTAGACGCACGATGATTTTGACCACCCACTTTTTGGACGAGGCTGATCTTCTTGCCGACCATATCGCCATTCTTTCCAAGGGAACTCTGCGTGCAGAAGGCTCCTCAGTGGCCTTGAAGGACAATATGGGCGGCGGTTACAGAGTTCATGTTCCCAAGGACATTGGGATTCGAGAAACCCCAGACATTGATCAAGTTACAAAGAAGGATGCCTTCGACCTTATCACATACACTGCTCCCACCTCGCAGCTCGCAGCTGTTGTCATTAAGAGTCTTGAAGCTGCTGGTATCAAAGAATATCGCTTCTCGGGCCCGACTATCGAGGATGTTTTCCTCCAGGTTGCCGAGGAGATCAGAGACGAAGAAGCGTTCCGCAACGCAAACCACCCCTTGTCTGTCCCATCATCCGAAAAGGTCGCCttcaaagagaaggaaggcGAAAATCCAGGGTTGGCGCTTACAAATGGACAACGAGTCGGATATTTGAAACAAAGTTTGATTCTATTCCGCAAACGCCTAACTATTCTAAAGCGGAATCGATTTTTGTATCTGCTagcctttcttcttccaatcTTCGCTGGCGGATTGACTTCCCTTTTTATCATTAACAAAAGCACGACAAGTTGCGTGCCAGGGAAGCAATACTCCAAAGGTGCTCAAAGACTAAACGTGTTCGATCAAAGGGAAGGAGGAGACAACATTACACTGCGCCTCTTAGCTGGGCCAAGATCAAAGTTGAGCACTGACTTGTTCAGCCTCATAAATCCCATGTTGAAGGGTAACGCTGGAAGTGAAACCCAAAGAGGGTTCGACATGAACGCTCTTAGCTTGGTCGACACTTTCCAGCAATTCAAAGACAAGATCGAGACGGATCGAAAGAACATCACCGGAGGAATCTGGCTGGGCAATGATGAGCAAGGTCCTACATTTGCATGGGTCGCTAATCTCGCCATCGAGGTACCTATATTCGCGCAGCAGATGCTGGATGTCGTATTGTCCAACGTCACTATCGCAACGTCTTGGGCTCCTTTTGAATTACCCGTGAGTGACACGACGGGTAGTTCACTTCAAATGATTGTATACATGTCAATCGCTCTCTCGGTCTATCCTGCATTTTTTGCACTCTACCCAAGCAATGAGCGGCGCAAGTTCATCCGCGGTTTACAATACTCCAATGGTGTTCGGCCGTTACCACTATGGATAGCATACCTCCTGTTTGATCTAATCATTGTCCTGGTCAGCACAGCAATCGTGGTGGCGATATGGGCTGGTGTCTCCGATATCTGGTTCAACATTGGTTacgtcttcctcgtcttaTTCCTATACGGAATAGCTTCGACACTCTTTGCGTACCTTGTCTCCCTCTTCACCAAGACACAACTCGGAACGTACGCATGGGCAGCGGCGAGCCAGACTCTCATTCTTGTCGTCTACATCATTGCGTACATGTCGGTGTTGACTTACTCGCCCGTGACAAAGGTTGACAGCTCCTTGCGCCTTGTTCACTTTATCATATCCGCATTCGCCCCCATTGGCTCAGCACTGAAGGCTCTTTTCATCTCTACAAACCTCTTTTCTACGGCATGTGATGGCAATAGCCTGACCGAAAACCCAAGCGGTATCTTGTACTATGGTGGACCCATTCTGTACCTCATCCTTCAATCACTCATCTTCTTTGGTCTTTTGATTTGGCTCGATACTGGCACAGCGGGAGCCTCACTCCGAGGTCTCTTCCGGCGAGGGGACAAAGCCGAATCAGATGAGGAacatgttgatgaagacatcATTGATGAGCGCGAGAAAGTCCCTCGCAGTGAGGGGCATGAGCATGGTCTGCGAGTTATGCACCTGACGAAGAGCTTCCGCGACAACATAGCTGTTGACAACGTCACCTTCGGTATCAAGCGTGGTGAAGTTTTTGCTCTACTTGGTCCGAATGGTGCAGGAAAATCAACAACTATTTCTCTCATCAGAGGTGATATCAAGCCGGACCGAAATGGAGGCGATGTGTTGGTGGAAGATATATCCGTCAACAAGAACCTGGCAGGTGCTCGAGCTAACCTGGGCGTCTGCCCTCAGTTCGATGCTATGGATCAGATGACGGTACGAGAGCATCTCGAATTCTACGCCAAGATCAGAGGTGTCACCGACATCGAACACAACGTGCGGGCTGTTATGCAGGCGGTAGGGCTCGAGTCATTCTCTGCGCGGATGGCGCATGCTCTATCTGGGGGCAACAAACGAAAACTGAGTTTGGGAATCGCTCTGATGGGCAATCCCACTGTTGTGCTTCTGGATGAGCCTTCATCTGGTCTCGATGCTGCTTCAAAGCGTGTTATGTGGAGAACACTCGAGGCGACAGTCCCTGGAAGATCAATTCTTCTCACGACACACAGCATGGAGGAAGCAGATGCATTGGCTGGTCGTGCTGGTATTCTTGCTCGAAGGATGCTTGCTCTGGGAACGCCAGATAACCTTCGACATCGCTTCGGCGACGCCTTGCATATTCACCTTGTCGCCAAAAGCGCCCCTCGTACTACtcaggaggagatggaccGAATGACAAACTGGATTCGGCAAACTTTACCCTCAgccgatgttgatgagaaaaCATATCATGGCCAGATCCGCTTTTCAGTGCGCGCTGGCCAAGTCCTCGCAGCAACTTCTGGTCgtaaggaggaagagatcaCAAGCGACCGAGAGGTTGATCTGAGCCAGAGTGCCATTGGACACCTAGTAGTGTTGCTGGAGGAGAACAAGGTAGAACTCGGCGTGGGTCACTACAGTGTCATGCCAACAACGCTGGACCAGGTTTTCTTGACTATCGTCGGACAACACAACGTGAAGGAAGAGAActcagaagagaagaagcaaagcatTTGGCGCAAAATCTGGATGTTTGGGAGATCGTAA